The Plectropomus leopardus isolate mb chromosome 7, YSFRI_Pleo_2.0, whole genome shotgun sequence genome window below encodes:
- the LOC121945909 gene encoding zymogen granule membrane protein 16-like, whose amino-acid sequence MFSFLFLAVLCTSCLAAPSSYYSFSPPVGPGSGTAFSTKADERLTGIRIWESTNSYITGLQVRNGYIWSEVIGRKWGDKQELILYPGEKIIQVSGKYQTSYTAYIYQLVLKTDHGRSLSAGQPSHNSFNMYADYPGSELFMLSGRYNSAGLKSVGAHWKLWQEPSNSNNTLY is encoded by the exons ATGTTTTCCTTCCTGTTCCTTGCTGTGCTCTGCACCAGCTGCCTAGCCG CTCCCAGTTCGTACTACTCCTTCTCACCTCCTGTTGGACCTGGTAGTGGCACTGCCTTCTCCACTAAAGCAGACGAACGGCTCACTGGGATCAGGATCTGGGAGTCTACAAACTCTTACATCACAGG TTTGCAGGTGCGCAATGGCTACATATGGTCGGAGGTTATAGGTCGCAAATGGGGCGACAAGCAGGAGCTGATTCTTTATCCAGGCGAGAAAATTATTCAG GTCTCTGGCAAATACCAGACCTCCTACACCGCCTACATCTATCAGCTGGTCCTCAAGACTGACCATGGGCGATCTCTGTCAGCTGGCCAGCCCTCACAT AACTCCTTCAACATGTATGCTGACTACCCCGGCTCTGAGCTATTTATGCTGAGTGGTCGCTACAATTCTGCAGGGCTCAAATCTGTGGGAGCTCACTGGAAACTCTGGCAGGAACcgagcaacagcaacaacactcTGTATTGA